The Planctomicrobium piriforme genome includes the window ACCGGCCGTCATCGCCAGGAAAATAAGCGAGTTGCGCCGTCACGTCCTGCTCTGAAAAACCAGCGCCAGCAAAGGTCACTGAAGTGGCCGGTCCGATGAGGTCGGTCATCAGGTGGGGTGTAACAGTCACGTTCAAGTGACTGGCCGCAATCCGAAACGCATCGGCTGCGGAAACCGCCGCAGGTTCTGCTGCAATGGCACCCGTCAGTCCAGAGACAAACTGATTACCCACGGCGAGAACACGGCCGTCCGACATCAGCGTGACGGTCATATCAGCAGTGGTGACCTGGAGATTCTGCCAGGTCTGCCGCAGATAGACGTGCGTCATTCGCGAGTCGCTGCTCACGGAGGTCACCAGCAGATGGTCGACGTCAGCGGCCGTCAGCCCCAGCTTTGCATAGTTGGTCTGCAGGTATCGCACCGCTATTTGCGTCGGATCTCCGCTTTGCGGGCCGGTGAGCATGCCATTCGCTTGTGCGAACAAATGCTCGCCGCGCGGCACCTGAACTCCGCTGATTGCGGACAACAAAAGCCGTGACTCCAGCGCGGAGTCGCCGGGAACCAATGTGCGGACAAATTTGCGCGAGCGCCGCCTGTCGCAAAGCAATTTGCGCAGTGACCCGCCGAAGCTGGAGTGGCCCATCGAACATCTTCCCTGGCAAGCGAGCGCGATTTTCAGGCAAGCAGCTGGCAACACGAGGATTTCCCGCCCCGCCTGCCGTCTGCCCCCTGGTCAGTGTACTGGGGGGCGGCACCGTTCAAAACAGCCGAAGGGAATTTTCGAATTCACTCGGGATAATACCTCGCCTTGCCCCGGTCATTCCCCTAGTTCGTACTTCCTCAAGCGTTTGCGGAGCGTCTCCCGGTGCAAGCCCAGCAGGTCGGCGGCGGCTTTGCGGTTGCCGTTTACGGCATCCAGCGCCGCGGCGAGGATCGGCGGTTCGAACGTATTCAAGAACTGTTCGAAAAGACACGTTGCCGTATTTCGTGGATCGACTGTCTGCACCACCTCATCGGCCCATGTTCGTAAGAGTTCCAAAATGCGTGAAACGTCTTCCGCCGAGGAACGGGAAGGAGCACTGACCGTTTCCGGCGGCAGAAACTCCGGCGTGAGGACGTTCCCGCGGCAGACCAGCGCGGCATGTTGAATCGCACTTCGCAGTTCGCGCACGTTGCCTGGCCATTGTCGTTGCCGCAGCACCGTTATTGTCTCGGGACTGATCGAGATGGCACGCTCCCCGGCGACCCTGGCGAGAAACCGTTCTGCCAACACGGGGAGATCTTCAGTACGCTCGCGCAGCGGCGGGATCTCGATGCGAAAAACATTGAGCCGATAGAACAGGTCTTCACGAAACAGGCCGTGGCCGACGAGCGATTCCAGCGAATGCTGTGTCGCGGCGATGAGACGCACATCGGCAGGCATGGCCTTGCGCCCGCCAGTCGGAATGACCTGTCGATCTTCGATCGTCTGCAACAACTTCACCTGTAATGACAGCGGGAGCTGATCGATCTCATCAATAAAAAGCGTGCCGTTGTGCGCTCGACTGAGTACTCCCGGCTGAAAGTCCTCCGATCCGGTGAAGGTCCGCCGCACATGGCCGAATAGTTCGTACTCAATCGCGGACTCATTCAAGCCAGCAACCGACAGCGAAGCAAAGTGCCCGGCCGCACGTGCGCTGTGACGGTGAATCGCCCGAGCAGTGGTCTCTTTTCCCACCCCCCGTTCGCCCGTGATCAGCACTGGCACGTCCTGCTGAGCAACGATGGCAATCTGACGAAAGACCTCCTGCATCACCCGCGACGATCCAAGCAGTTCGTCCTTCGCAGGCGCGGTAATTTCGATGGACGATTCCAGCGAAGTCCGACTTCGAAGTGCAGATGCGACAAGCTCGACCGCGTGATCCAGATCGAACGGTTTTGGAAGGTAATCGAAAGCTCCAAAGCCGATTGTGTCGACCGCCAGGTCCAGGCTTCCGTAAGCGGTCATCAGAATGACCGGCGTCGTCTCGGCGACAGCGCGGAACTTCTTCAAAGCCGCCAGGCCATTCATCCCAGGCAGGCGATAGTCAAGCAGAATCACTTCCGGTGAGAATTCATCCAGCAGCGAGAGCGCCGTTTCTGCCGTCGCGGTCGAGGCGACCGTATGCCCCAGGTCGCCCAGCGCCTGTTCGAACGACCAGCAGATCGAGGGTTCGTCGTCGACCACCAGAATCTGACTCATGAGCCTGCCTTCGCACCGAACATTGAGGTGAGTTCGCCGACGACGCCCTGTGCGGCAACGGCAGACGTCTTGGAGATTCCACGGCAACTGAAGTGAAATACGGTTCGACCCTGACTGCGCTGATAGGCCACCGCGCCATGATGATCGTGCGCCGCCTGTCGCACGAGTGCCAGCCCCAGCCCCATCCCATCCGCCTTGGTTGACTGAAATGGATCGAACAGCGACGCCAGCACTGCCTCAGGCACGCCTGGCCCGTCATCACTGACTTCAATCACCGCCTCATCGCCTGCCGCCGACCGATGCACTTCGACCTGCCCTCCCTCCACTGTCGCTTCAATCGCGTTCATGCAGAGATTCAACAGCGCCGCCCGCATCTGGTCAGAATCCTGCACCAGCACATCACCGGCATCACCGGACATGACGAGCCGAATCTGGCGGTGTTCACACAATGGCTGCAGCAAGCCTGCAACATCCAAAATCAGAGCATCAAGTTGACCGGCAATCCGGGGGCGGTGTTCATCCCGAATCAGCGACACCAGGCCGCGAATCTGTTCTTCAGTCAGCAGCAACTGCCGCAACGCAACCTGCAAACTTTGGTCGTCGGTCTGCTTGCAGCGACGCTGATGCAGCTGGACCGCCATGCGGGCTCCTGTGATCGAGTTCCGCAATTGATGTGCGATTCCGCCCGCCAGTTGCTTGAGCAGCTTCGCCCTCTCGCTCCCCCGAATTTCTGCCGTCATCCGCTCGAGATGTTCGCTCATCCAATTGACCGAAGCCGCCAGATCGCGGAGTTCGTCATCGCATGTGGAAAGTGGAATCGCCCGAAAATCGTTTTCGGTCACCCGAGCGACCTGTCGTTCGATGGCGTGAATACGTCGTCCAATGTGACGCGCCACAAGCACCACCGCACCGACCGTCAGCGCTAACGTCGCCAGCCCGAGAGTGACCGGTAACAGCAGCGCATCCCGTCGCGCCGCTTGCAGCAGGACGTCCGGATACAGCACGATGACATCGGCCGCGGTTCGATTCACCAGTCCGGGCACTCCAACCGCACTGTCGTCGCCAGACTGAAATCTCACCAGGTCGGTCGAGCTGCCGATTGAGGATCGTCGACTGTGCCAGTCGCGGCGAATGATCTCTTCCCGCTCGAGCGGGACGGTGGAAGAAGTCGAATTCCCGAACTCATCGAAAATCACAAACTCGCAGCCAGAGAGCCCGCGCATCTGTTCGAGTACGCCCCGCGTCATCGGAAATCGGGCGTTGTGAATCGTCTCCGCCAGATTGGCGAGACGGTGCTCCGTTTGACGTTCGACGCGCCAGATGGACCACCAGGCCGCGAGCCCAGAGATGCTCACAATCGCCACCAACTGAATGCCGATCAGCGGCAGCAGAATCTGATTGCGAATTGGCCAACGCATACAGCGGCAGTCCGTTCAGGCAGGCAGGAGCAGTTCCATTGTACCTGAGACGGCGAGTCTCGTCATTTCAATAGGGGACAGGGAAATACCTATTCACCACTGGCAAGACCTTGGAATCCAAGGATTGTTTTCGTCTTTTTCGTTTCTTTCGTGGTTTCGTCTTCTCCGTGATTCAGTGGTGACCTTCACTATTCAAGTGTCGCCTGGAACACCACACCAGAAACGAAAATGCCCCCGCGGCCCCGGGGGACATGTCGTTCGATTCTTTCAGAACCACAACATCAGTGAGGAGCGCGTCTGCCATACTCACGGTCAATGCGGTCCCAGGCATCTCTGGTCGCCGGGCGCGCCTGTTGCCACGACAGATTCGAGTTGCCGCGACGCTGCTGCCATTCCCGCTCCAGATCGCGTTCTGCGTCTTCGAAGCTGCGGTCAGCATGTGCAGTGCGCGATTCCCAGCCGTAGCGATAGGCAGGCTCAACGGCCGAGTAATCGACTTTCTTGTCGTAATACTTGGCCTCAGGATACTGCTTCTTCCAATAGGCCGTTTCCACGGTCGGATCGACCTGTTCGGCCACTGCTTTGCCGCCGAGCCCGCCAGCAACTCCGCCGACAACGGCGCCAATCACCGCACCGACTGGACCGCCGAGAGCTCCGCCAGCAGCGCCGGCTGCCGCACCTGCCAAAGCGGCTCCTGCACCGGCCCCGACCGGATGGGCGCCAGATTCATCCGTAATCGGGTCTGCATTACGGGCCGATTTTGAGGCACTGGATTCATCACGTCGTGTCGCCATGATTCAAAACTCCATTGAGAGACATTTCAGCAAAGCCCCTCGCTTCGCCATTGGTGTTCCTACAGTGCGAGCATTGTGCCGCACCCCGGCAGAAGTGGAATTCCCCGCAAATTCGCCAGCATCGGGGACCGCCAGGCGATCAACCCGAATTCCAGACGCTCAACCTGCGTCTGCACGGCTCATGTGAAAAGTGTCGCACGGGAACCAATGATTTTCGCAGAAGTTTAAAAAGTCGTCAGTGATCAGTTTTCAGTTCAAGATGCGCTGCCCGAACAGTCCCAACTCCTGACGATGCAGGCATTTGGTCTACCAACTACCCACTGGTGACTGCTGTCATTCGCTGTTCATGCCAAGTACATTATCTGCACAGGGGCCTGCATCGCGGGCTAATGTGCCGATGAGTTTGAACCATTCGGTCGCGGCAGGTTTCAGTTCGGGAGATTGGATCAAGGGCGAATCGCGATCAGTTAAGATGCCGACTTTTCCAAACTGACAACTGAAAACTGATGACTTATTACTTCTGCTATCAGGAAACTCACGTTTGAAATCATGTGATGTCGCCGTCGTCGGCGCAGGGATTGTCGGCTTGGCGACTGCCTGGCAGTTGTCGCAACGGCACCCGCAGGCCCGCATCGTGGTATTGGAAAAAGAGAGTCGCATCGCTGCCCATCAAAGCAGCCACAACTCAGGCGTGCTGCACACCGGCATCTACTACAAGCCCGGCTCGCTCCGCGCTGTGAATTGCCGGCTCGGCAAAAAGGCGATGGAAGATTTCTGCCGCACTTATGGAATTCCATTCGAACTGTGCGGTAAGGTGATCGTCGCACTCGACGAAACCGAACGGGAACGTCTCCACAAGATCTTCGAACGCGGTCAGGCGAACGGAGTGAATTGCCAGCTCATCGGCCCCGAACGATTGAAGGAACTCGAACCCTACGCCCGCGGACTGGAAGCAATTCATGTTCCCGAGGCCGGGATCGTCGACTACCCCAGAGTCTGCGAACAACTGGCGGAACTGTTGCGACAAGCCGGACACGAAATCGTTCTCAATGCCGCGGTACAGGCGATTCACGACGACGGCGACGGAGTGCTGATCGAGACTTCGCAGGGGAGTGTGCGCGCCAAGTATCTGGTCACCTGCGGTGGGCTTTGGTCCGACCGGCTTATCAAGATGTCGGGCGAGACGCCGGTTGCTCCCATCGTCCCCTTCCGGGGCGAATACTACGAACTCAAGCCGGCAGCACATCATCTCTGCAAGACGATGATCTATCCGGTGCCCGACCCGGCGTATCCCTTTCTCGGCGTCCATTTCACTCGCACCATTCATGGCGGAGTCGAGTGCGGCCCCAATGCCGTGCTGGCACTGGCTCGGGCGGGCTACAGTAAGTTTGCAGTCAATCCGCGTGACCTGCTGGCGACGCTTACCTACGGCGGCTTTCAACGCATGGTGCTGCGGAACTGGAAGACCGGGCTGGGCGAGATGTGGCGATCGTGGAACAAAGGGGCGTTCGTAAAAGCACTGCAGAGACTGGTGCCGGAGATCCGCGCCGAAGACCTCATCCCCGCGCCACCTGGAGTCCGAGCCCAGGCATTGGCCCAGAACGGGATGCTGGTGGACGACTTCGTGATCCAGAAATCAGGCCGCATGGTGCATGTCGGCAACGCCCCGTCCCCCGCAGCCACTGCCTCACTCAACATCGGCAGCCTGATCGCCGACCAGCTCGGCGACCTGAATCTGCAATAATGAATCAGAAAAGTGGATAGTGGGTGGTTGGTAGCGGATAGGTCAGCAAAGTGTTCTCCTCTCCCCACACTCAACTCTCAGCCCTCAACACTCAACTCCCCTCCGGCTCTGGACACTCGACCCTGGACTCCCCATGAAGCCGGATGACCTGATCTGTTATTGCTTCCACGTCAGCCAGCGGAAGATTCTCAACTTCCTGCGGGTGCATCGTCCGCGCCGCGCCAGTCAGTTGAGCGAATGCGGCGGAGCAGGGACCGGATGCGGTTGGTGCGTGCCGTACCTGCAGAAGTGCTTTCGCAATCAGGCCGACGCCGACGCCGCGGGGGGCGAAGAACTCACCGCCGCACAATATGCCGCCGGTCGAGCGGACTACATTCGCGCGGGAAAGGGGAAGCCTCGGCCAGGCAGCGAACCGGTCGACGCTCCTGCTCCTCCCGAAAATCTCCAGTAGTAATGGTGGTACATTCGCGGCACGCTTTCCTCTAAGATGCGTGCGGTTGTGAGATGCACGCTCGGACAAGTCTGTGTCCAGGGGCGTTGGTGAGTGCAAAAGGAATGAACCCGATGTCGAGCGAGAAGGTGAAAGTCGGATTTCTCGGGGCTGGCAAAATGGCCACCGCCCTCGCCAAAGGGCTGCTGAGTTCCGGCTTTGCCACGTCCGAAGATGTGATTGCCAGCGACGTCAACGCGGCCGCCCGCGAACACTTTTTTCTCGTGACGAAAGCACAAACGACGGCCAGCAGCCGCGAAGTGCTCGAACAGTCTCAGGTGATCTTCCTGGCGGTCAAGCCGCAATCGATTTCCTCTTTGCTCGATGAAGTGATGGCCGATCTGTCGCCTCGGCACCTGATCGTTTCCATCGCCGCAGGCGTTCGACTGTCGACAATCGAGTCTGCGGTCGGAGACAAACGCGTCATTCGCGTGATGCCGAATACCCCCTGCCTGGTGGGTGAAGGGGCCTCCGGTTTCTCCCGCGGCAGTCACGCCACCTGGGATGATGCCGACCTTGTTTCGAAAATGTTCTCGACGGTGGGCCTGGCGATCGAAGTCCCCGAACCGCTGCTCGACGCCGTGACGGGTTTATCCGGCAGCGGCCCGGCCTATGCCTTCGCCATGATCGAAGCCTTGAGCGACGGCGGAGTTCTCATGGGCCTGCCGCGAGCCTCCGCCACACAGCTCGCTGCACAAACATTACTGGGCGCCGCCAAGATGGTTCTGGAAACGGGCGAGCATCCCGGCCAGCTAAAAGACGCCGTCACCAGCCCGGCAGGCACCACCATTGCCGGCCTGCTGGCGCTGGAACAGGCCGGCCTGCGCGGGAGCCTGATGAATGCCGTCCGCGCCGCCACCGAACGGGCTCGCGAACTCTCCCGGTCCTGAATTGAATCACGCAACGGAGACTGCAGATCCGCAGTCAGAGTTCTGTCCGGATGGCCGCATGTCTTCGATCCCCGCCAGCGCGTTCAGCAAAAATGAATC containing:
- the proC gene encoding pyrroline-5-carboxylate reductase; translation: MSSEKVKVGFLGAGKMATALAKGLLSSGFATSEDVIASDVNAAAREHFFLVTKAQTTASSREVLEQSQVIFLAVKPQSISSLLDEVMADLSPRHLIVSIAAGVRLSTIESAVGDKRVIRVMPNTPCLVGEGASGFSRGSHATWDDADLVSKMFSTVGLAIEVPEPLLDAVTGLSGSGPAYAFAMIEALSDGGVLMGLPRASATQLAAQTLLGAAKMVLETGEHPGQLKDAVTSPAGTTIAGLLALEQAGLRGSLMNAVRAATERARELSRS
- a CDS encoding sigma-54-dependent transcriptional regulator is translated as MSQILVVDDEPSICWSFEQALGDLGHTVASTATAETALSLLDEFSPEVILLDYRLPGMNGLAALKKFRAVAETTPVILMTAYGSLDLAVDTIGFGAFDYLPKPFDLDHAVELVASALRSRTSLESSIEITAPAKDELLGSSRVMQEVFRQIAIVAQQDVPVLITGERGVGKETTARAIHRHSARAAGHFASLSVAGLNESAIEYELFGHVRRTFTGSEDFQPGVLSRAHNGTLFIDEIDQLPLSLQVKLLQTIEDRQVIPTGGRKAMPADVRLIAATQHSLESLVGHGLFREDLFYRLNVFRIEIPPLRERTEDLPVLAERFLARVAGERAISISPETITVLRQRQWPGNVRELRSAIQHAALVCRGNVLTPEFLPPETVSAPSRSSAEDVSRILELLRTWADEVVQTVDPRNTATCLFEQFLNTFEPPILAAALDAVNGNRKAAADLLGLHRETLRKRLRKYELGE
- a CDS encoding (2Fe-2S)-binding protein, which encodes MKPDDLICYCFHVSQRKILNFLRVHRPRRASQLSECGGAGTGCGWCVPYLQKCFRNQADADAAGGEELTAAQYAAGRADYIRAGKGKPRPGSEPVDAPAPPENLQ
- the lhgO gene encoding L-2-hydroxyglutarate oxidase, with amino-acid sequence MKSCDVAVVGAGIVGLATAWQLSQRHPQARIVVLEKESRIAAHQSSHNSGVLHTGIYYKPGSLRAVNCRLGKKAMEDFCRTYGIPFELCGKVIVALDETERERLHKIFERGQANGVNCQLIGPERLKELEPYARGLEAIHVPEAGIVDYPRVCEQLAELLRQAGHEIVLNAAVQAIHDDGDGVLIETSQGSVRAKYLVTCGGLWSDRLIKMSGETPVAPIVPFRGEYYELKPAAHHLCKTMIYPVPDPAYPFLGVHFTRTIHGGVECGPNAVLALARAGYSKFAVNPRDLLATLTYGGFQRMVLRNWKTGLGEMWRSWNKGAFVKALQRLVPEIRAEDLIPAPPGVRAQALAQNGMLVDDFVIQKSGRMVHVGNAPSPAATASLNIGSLIADQLGDLNLQ
- a CDS encoding sensor histidine kinase — protein: MRWPIRNQILLPLIGIQLVAIVSISGLAAWWSIWRVERQTEHRLANLAETIHNARFPMTRGVLEQMRGLSGCEFVIFDEFGNSTSSTVPLEREEIIRRDWHSRRSSIGSSTDLVRFQSGDDSAVGVPGLVNRTAADVIVLYPDVLLQAARRDALLLPVTLGLATLALTVGAVVLVARHIGRRIHAIERQVARVTENDFRAIPLSTCDDELRDLAASVNWMSEHLERMTAEIRGSERAKLLKQLAGGIAHQLRNSITGARMAVQLHQRRCKQTDDQSLQVALRQLLLTEEQIRGLVSLIRDEHRPRIAGQLDALILDVAGLLQPLCEHRQIRLVMSGDAGDVLVQDSDQMRAALLNLCMNAIEATVEGGQVEVHRSAAGDEAVIEVSDDGPGVPEAVLASLFDPFQSTKADGMGLGLALVRQAAHDHHGAVAYQRSQGRTVFHFSCRGISKTSAVAAQGVVGELTSMFGAKAGS